A window of the Gossypium arboreum isolate Shixiya-1 chromosome 2, ASM2569848v2, whole genome shotgun sequence genome harbors these coding sequences:
- the LOC108466260 gene encoding uncharacterized protein LOC108466260, translating to MDFCTWLNLVFQNRKHDFGEIPVTTSWALWQANNKSTMEGKRQSFQDICSIIFSIIKEMRELNDKILAPMNAMNSIWKPPQEPFVKVNFDVVFKTTLHHSYSGFVIKNSRGLPIGCGSIFNKFVSDSFTTKAIAYLQALDFVREMSFTHVKVEGDSRTMIVKINQVLPNFSDMGTYIEEIKIKVSSFQHISFYHIDRRVNIVSHMLAKERMSMREDRFWVEDLPTAAEIHLAIDLSRLVSHI from the coding sequence atggATTTCTGCACCTGGCTTAATTTGGTTTTTCAAAACAGAAAGCATGACTTTGGTGAAATTCCTGTAACCACTTCCTGGGCACTCTGGCAAGCCAACAATAAGAGCACAATGGAAGGAAAGCGACAATCATTCCAAGATATTTGCTCTATTATTTTCAGTATTATAAAGGAAATGAGGGAGTTGAACGATAAAATACTTGCTCCGATGAATGCAATGAACTCTATATGGAAACCCCCTCAAGAACCTTTTGTTAAGGTGAATTTTGATGTTGTGTTCAAAACAACACTCCACCATTCATATTCTGGTTTTGTTATCAAGAATAGTAGAGGTTTGCCTATTGGATGCGgatctatttttaataaatttgtcTCTGACTCTTTTACAACAAAAGCTATAGCTTATCTCCAGGCTTTGGATTTTGTAAGGGAAATGAGTTTTACTCATGTTAAAGTGGAGGGTGATTCTAGGACCATGATTGTCAAAATAAACCAAGTACTACCAAATTTTTCAGATATGGGGACTTACATTGAAGAAATAAAGATAAAGGTGAGCTCTTTTCAGCACATCTCTTTTTACCATATTGATAGACGAGTGAATATAGTGTCTCATATGTTAGCAAAAGAAAGGATGTCGATGCGGGAAGACAGGTTTTGGGTGGAGGATTTACCAACGGCAGCAGAGATTCACTTGGCTATAGATCTCTCGAGACTGGTTTCTCATATCTGA